One segment of Paenibacillus rhizovicinus DNA contains the following:
- a CDS encoding ABC transporter permease, with protein sequence MNKNRISQLPFHLMLLPGVFLVLVFSYGPMFGIIMSFEQYIPAKGFTGSEWIGLDNFRYVLDMPDTFTVLWNTMYIAMMKIVAGLVFPILIALLLNEVRKNVVKRTIQTLIYLPHFLSWIILGGILIDVLSPSSGIVNHFLGIFGVKPIYFLGNNHWFPFTIVISDLWKEFGFATIVYLAALTSINPVLYEAAIVDGANRWRQTLHVTLPGMTPIIVLLLTLSLGNVLNAGFDQIFNLYSPQVYESGDIIDTMVYRLGLVDAQFGPAAAVGLFKSVVSFVFISVSYLLAYRFANYRIF encoded by the coding sequence ATGAATAAAAATCGCATTAGCCAGCTGCCCTTCCATCTTATGCTTCTGCCGGGCGTCTTTCTGGTGCTCGTCTTCAGCTACGGCCCGATGTTCGGCATCATCATGTCGTTCGAGCAGTATATTCCGGCCAAGGGCTTCACGGGCTCCGAATGGATCGGGCTCGACAATTTCCGGTACGTGCTGGATATGCCGGATACGTTCACCGTCTTATGGAACACGATGTACATCGCGATGATGAAGATCGTGGCAGGACTCGTGTTTCCGATTCTGATCGCGCTGCTGCTGAACGAGGTGCGCAAGAACGTCGTCAAGCGGACGATTCAGACGTTGATCTATCTGCCGCACTTCCTGTCCTGGATCATTCTGGGCGGCATTCTCATCGACGTGCTGTCGCCGTCCTCGGGCATCGTGAACCATTTTCTAGGCATCTTCGGCGTGAAACCGATCTACTTCCTCGGCAACAACCATTGGTTTCCTTTCACGATCGTCATCAGCGATCTGTGGAAGGAATTCGGATTTGCGACCATCGTTTATTTGGCGGCGTTGACCTCGATCAATCCGGTGCTCTACGAGGCCGCGATCGTCGACGGCGCGAACCGTTGGCGCCAGACGCTGCATGTGACGCTGCCGGGCATGACGCCGATCATCGTCCTGCTGCTGACGCTTAGCCTGGGCAACGTGCTGAACGCGGGCTTCGATCAGATCTTCAACTTATATTCGCCGCAAGTGTACGAAAGCGGAGACATTATCGACACGATGGTCTACAGGCTCGGCCTTGTCGACGCGCAGTTCGGTCCGGCTGCCGCGGTAGGACTATTCAAATCCGTCGTTTCGTTCGTCTTTATCTCGGTTTCTTATTTGCTGGCCTATCGTTTCGCTAACTACCGCATCTTCTAG
- a CDS encoding sugar phosphate isomerase/epimerase family protein — protein sequence MTIACSTSIRSGSALETALAAVSGLGFSQVDLLAIDGWVHINPSDLVKDWEGGLARLRGLLVQYGLAPLVLNTATGPQLHDRSEQSSRRRTDEIKAIIRLMHEYGITLAAIQPRNNDSDRPWSDVLKDCVATLREYESLGREAGVTFALELHVNSPFETLEQAKRLTDAMPEVRLVYDPSHFVMQGIAIRETEWLMDFATHVHLRDASFGCMQTGFGAGGVDFDWVLGTLAARGYTGHFSIEYLEEGGTDWTADILMLRDRIAAYFPE from the coding sequence TTGACGATAGCATGTTCCACCTCCATCCGCTCCGGCAGCGCGCTCGAGACGGCGCTGGCCGCAGTAAGCGGATTAGGTTTCAGCCAGGTCGACCTGCTGGCGATCGACGGATGGGTGCATATCAACCCGAGCGATCTCGTGAAAGATTGGGAGGGCGGGCTCGCCAGGCTGCGCGGTCTGCTGGTCCAATACGGTCTTGCTCCGCTCGTGCTGAACACGGCGACGGGGCCGCAGCTGCACGACAGGTCCGAGCAGTCCAGCCGCAGGCGAACCGATGAAATCAAAGCGATCATCCGCCTCATGCACGAATACGGCATAACGCTGGCTGCGATTCAGCCGCGCAACAATGACTCGGACAGACCGTGGTCCGACGTGTTGAAGGATTGCGTGGCGACGCTGCGCGAGTATGAATCGCTGGGCAGGGAAGCGGGCGTGACTTTCGCGCTGGAGCTGCACGTGAACAGTCCCTTCGAAACGTTGGAACAAGCGAAGCGCCTGACCGATGCGATGCCCGAAGTTCGGCTTGTATACGATCCGAGCCATTTCGTCATGCAAGGCATCGCGATTCGCGAGACGGAATGGCTGATGGACTTCGCAACGCATGTCCATCTGCGGGACGCCTCCTTCGGCTGCATGCAAACCGGCTTCGGCGCGGGCGGCGTCGATTTCGATTGGGTACTCGGTACGCTGGCTGCCAGAGGCTATACGGGCCACTTCTCCATCGAATATTTGGAGGAAGGCGGAACCGATTGGACCGCGGATATTCTGATGCTTCGCGACCGGATTGCCGCGTATTTCCCTGAATAA
- a CDS encoding Gfo/Idh/MocA family protein, producing MSNSNSGNSGNSGNSSNSSNSGNGGSKLKAVVVGCNMGKNQAYALAQLPEYELAALCDLQESTARKIADNSGSPAVYTDFATMLAEVRPDVAVIATPNGSHAALSLLAADAGVKGIYCEKPMAIQLGDARKLDRKCKERGITLVVGHQRRMTAVYRTMRELMDGGALGEIRLIRGMCAGDLLSDGTHAIDSMLWLLHDAPVRRVFGQLHRHLTPAFTGKRYGHDVESGAMAVLEFEGGARGELFTGDLRVPGSGYQDIEIIGSQGRLWRRGDGSQPPLLLSDEQGGWRPVTVAEESGSIFLEVFRAMAESIRTGAAHPMSGASALAGLEALMAIFESARRNAAVELPLAEERFPLEVMIAEGRL from the coding sequence ATGAGCAACAGTAACAGCGGGAACAGCGGCAACAGCGGCAACAGCAGCAACAGCAGCAACAGCGGCAACGGCGGCAGCAAGCTGAAGGCGGTCGTGGTCGGCTGCAACATGGGGAAGAATCAAGCGTACGCGCTCGCGCAACTGCCCGAATACGAGCTGGCCGCCTTATGCGACTTGCAGGAGAGCACGGCACGCAAGATTGCGGACAACAGCGGGAGTCCGGCCGTGTATACGGATTTCGCGACGATGCTCGCCGAGGTTCGGCCGGACGTTGCCGTCATTGCCACGCCGAATGGCAGCCATGCGGCGCTGTCGCTGCTCGCGGCGGATGCAGGCGTCAAAGGCATATATTGCGAGAAGCCGATGGCGATCCAATTAGGCGACGCCCGAAAACTCGACCGTAAATGCAAGGAACGGGGCATTACGCTCGTCGTCGGCCATCAGCGGCGGATGACCGCCGTCTACCGGACGATGCGCGAATTAATGGATGGCGGGGCGCTGGGCGAGATCCGGCTGATTCGCGGCATGTGCGCCGGCGATCTGCTTTCGGACGGCACGCATGCGATCGATTCGATGCTCTGGTTGCTGCATGACGCTCCGGTCCGCCGCGTGTTCGGACAGTTGCATCGGCATCTGACCCCCGCGTTCACGGGCAAACGCTACGGGCACGATGTGGAAAGCGGTGCGATGGCCGTGCTCGAATTCGAGGGCGGCGCGCGCGGCGAACTGTTCACGGGGGACTTGCGCGTACCGGGCAGCGGCTACCAGGATATTGAAATCATCGGCAGCCAAGGCCGGCTGTGGCGGCGCGGCGACGGCAGCCAGCCGCCGCTGCTGCTGTCGGATGAGCAGGGCGGCTGGCGTCCGGTAACCGTTGCCGAAGAGAGCGGCTCCATATTCTTGGAGGTGTTCCGCGCGATGGCGGAATCGATCCGCACCGGAGCCGCTCACCCGATGTCCGGAGCGTCGGCGCTTGCCGGCCTGGAGGCGCTGATGGCGATTTTCGAATCGGCCAGAAGGAACGCGGCTGTGGAGCTGCCGCTTGCGGAGGAGCGTTTTCCGCTGGAAGTGATGATTGCCGAAGGCCGGCTATAA
- a CDS encoding carbohydrate ABC transporter permease produces MTTGQKTFNWFNHVFLIALSVLCILPLIHVLAISLSDKTAASAGDVVLWPVHFTWQSYSYVLGKPEFMRAFWITIERVLLGILVNMFLTILLAYPLSKEARVFKYRTAYAWYFVLTILFSGGLIPTYMVVNQTHLIDSIWALIIPGAVPVFNVILLLNFFRGLPKELEEAAFVDGAKQWTVLWRLFVPLSTPALATISLFTIVGHWNSWFDGLIYMNKLEHYPLQSYLQTVIIKTDLAMQSSKDLNSLSQVSERTSKAAQIFMGALPILIIYPFLQRFFVKGIVLGSVKE; encoded by the coding sequence ATGACCACCGGACAAAAAACGTTTAATTGGTTTAACCATGTTTTTCTGATCGCGCTCTCCGTGCTTTGCATTCTGCCGCTCATTCACGTCCTGGCGATTTCGCTCAGCGACAAGACGGCCGCATCGGCGGGCGATGTCGTGCTGTGGCCCGTCCACTTCACATGGCAGTCCTATTCGTACGTGCTCGGCAAGCCCGAGTTCATGCGCGCGTTCTGGATCACGATCGAGCGGGTATTGCTCGGCATCCTGGTCAATATGTTCCTGACGATTCTGCTCGCCTATCCGCTGTCCAAGGAAGCGCGGGTGTTCAAATACCGGACGGCGTATGCCTGGTACTTCGTCCTGACGATTCTGTTCAGCGGCGGACTGATTCCGACTTACATGGTCGTCAACCAGACCCATTTGATCGATTCGATCTGGGCCTTGATCATTCCCGGCGCGGTGCCCGTATTCAATGTCATTCTGCTGCTGAATTTCTTCCGCGGGCTGCCGAAGGAGCTGGAGGAAGCCGCGTTCGTCGACGGCGCCAAGCAGTGGACGGTACTGTGGAGGCTGTTCGTGCCGCTGTCCACGCCGGCGCTGGCGACCATCTCGCTGTTCACGATCGTCGGCCATTGGAATTCGTGGTTCGACGGGCTTATTTATATGAATAAGCTTGAACATTACCCGCTGCAAAGCTACTTGCAGACGGTCATCATCAAGACCGACCTTGCGATGCAGTCCTCCAAAGATTTGAACTCGCTGTCGCAGGTGTCCGAGCGTACCAGCAAAGCGGCGCAGATTTTCATGGGCGCGCTGCCGATCTTGATTATCTATCCGTTCTTGCAGCGTTTCTTCGTCAAAGGGATCGTGCTCGGAAGCGTGAAGGAGTAA
- a CDS encoding extracellular solute-binding protein yields MKHTKKLMMLTLILVLALVSACSKSDDNGNGGSAGNNGKAGSDAAADNNGKAAANADKAGNAGNAAPADINAKYDPPITVTAVRDQDASIAFKEGEDFDNNNWTKAYQDELGITIKHNWIVPSDQYDAKLNIAIASGDLPDIFKVNGSQLKQLVDAGMLADLTDVYQNYASELTKNAIESGPLAKAAATFDGKLMAIPPDESGYEGGLNLLFLRSDWMEKLNLAKPTTWAELETVMDAFVNQDPDGDGKKDTFGLALTKDLYKNGVAESTGVFNAFGSHPNIWIEGADGTIVYGGIQPETKTALAKLQEMYKKGWIDPEFGVKDSGKVGEDFANNKVGVDFGALWNPLWPLQDSVTKNPTANWSVSPAVSATGAPVQYSADLSFNEFMVVNKKMKNPEAFIKLMNFGNDKLYGGTADPNVFHSEKVGDKQYDHFKMNVVIVGGSNPIGGNFGHYKKVTAALAANDPAGLNPEQKDYYDKIVSFNGGDRTNWGTMRVFGPDSAYSTIEGVYQNKEQNLKFTKFYGAPTKTMAAKKSTLDKMQLETFTKIILGGPIDEFDKFVADWKKLGGDQITQEVNDWSAQQSK; encoded by the coding sequence ATGAAACACACGAAGAAGCTCATGATGCTCACGCTTATCCTTGTTCTGGCGCTCGTTTCGGCTTGCTCGAAGTCGGACGATAACGGCAACGGCGGCAGTGCCGGCAACAATGGAAAGGCGGGCAGCGACGCAGCTGCCGACAACAACGGAAAAGCGGCAGCCAATGCGGACAAAGCAGGCAACGCAGGCAATGCGGCACCGGCCGACATTAACGCGAAATACGATCCGCCCATCACGGTGACGGCCGTACGCGATCAAGACGCATCGATCGCATTCAAGGAAGGCGAAGACTTCGACAACAACAACTGGACGAAAGCCTACCAAGACGAGCTCGGCATTACGATCAAGCACAACTGGATCGTACCGAGCGACCAATATGACGCCAAGCTGAACATTGCAATCGCTTCCGGCGATTTGCCGGATATTTTCAAAGTCAACGGTTCCCAGTTGAAGCAGCTCGTAGATGCGGGCATGCTGGCGGATCTGACGGACGTTTATCAGAACTATGCATCCGAGCTGACGAAGAACGCGATCGAATCCGGTCCGCTGGCGAAGGCGGCAGCGACGTTCGACGGCAAGCTGATGGCCATTCCGCCGGATGAAAGCGGATACGAGGGCGGTTTGAACCTCCTCTTCCTCCGCAGCGATTGGATGGAGAAGCTGAACCTGGCGAAGCCGACGACATGGGCGGAACTGGAGACGGTGATGGACGCCTTCGTTAACCAAGATCCGGACGGCGACGGCAAGAAGGATACGTTCGGCTTGGCGCTTACGAAGGACCTGTACAAGAACGGCGTGGCGGAATCGACCGGCGTGTTCAATGCCTTCGGCTCGCACCCGAACATCTGGATCGAAGGCGCGGACGGCACGATCGTATACGGCGGCATTCAGCCGGAAACGAAGACCGCGCTTGCGAAGCTTCAGGAAATGTACAAGAAAGGCTGGATCGACCCCGAGTTCGGCGTCAAGGACAGCGGCAAGGTCGGCGAGGATTTCGCGAATAACAAGGTCGGCGTAGATTTCGGCGCCCTGTGGAATCCGCTGTGGCCGCTGCAAGACAGCGTAACGAAGAATCCTACAGCGAACTGGAGCGTATCGCCGGCCGTATCGGCTACGGGCGCGCCGGTGCAATATTCGGCGGATCTCAGCTTCAACGAGTTCATGGTCGTGAACAAGAAAATGAAAAACCCGGAAGCGTTCATCAAGCTGATGAATTTCGGCAACGACAAGCTCTACGGCGGCACGGCCGACCCGAACGTATTCCATTCGGAGAAGGTCGGCGACAAGCAATACGACCATTTCAAAATGAACGTCGTCATCGTCGGCGGCTCCAACCCGATCGGCGGCAATTTCGGCCATTACAAGAAAGTAACGGCTGCGCTCGCGGCGAACGATCCGGCCGGACTGAATCCGGAGCAGAAGGACTACTACGACAAGATCGTCTCGTTCAACGGCGGCGACCGCACGAATTGGGGAACGATGCGCGTCTTCGGGCCCGACAGCGCCTACAGCACGATTGAAGGCGTGTACCAGAACAAAGAACAGAATTTGAAATTCACGAAATTCTACGGCGCTCCGACGAAAACGATGGCAGCCAAGAAATCGACGCTGGATAAGATGCAGCTCGAAACGTTCACCAAAATCATTCTCGGCGGGCCGATCGACGAGTTCGACAAGTTCGTAGCGGACTGGAAGAAACTCGGCGGCGACCAAATCACGCAGGAAGTGAACGATTGGTCGGCACAGCAAAGCAAATAG
- a CDS encoding sugar phosphate isomerase/epimerase family protein, whose translation MSASSSNKLTRMGRWGYAGPWYGSLIDKSEQEKSENPLLGKLNMLRRFGLEVLTVGLNEWHALPEQQRRRVVRLLDEYGMQLAVHIGYPYITASDEEVVMNNERILEGLSRLAKDRQPVIVATEPRYSHRFDKRMPLEHALERLSKSIAPIAAGCRELGVRLGIENHGDFYCSDLVQVCRETPDLYMFLDTGNTFLIGERPLEAFKAAAPYVIGAHFKDHKVRPRLDARPLHLEIGPSALGEGDVPLQACYDLLCEQAPYPDELVMEIEMICPEDESPVDCLNRSLAYIRTLDGEQG comes from the coding sequence ATGTCTGCAAGCAGCAGCAATAAACTTACTCGAATGGGCCGTTGGGGGTATGCGGGCCCGTGGTACGGAAGCTTAATAGACAAGTCCGAGCAGGAAAAGTCCGAAAACCCGTTGCTTGGCAAGCTGAACATGCTGCGGCGCTTCGGGCTCGAGGTGCTCACGGTCGGGTTGAACGAATGGCATGCGCTGCCGGAGCAGCAGCGCCGGCGAGTGGTCCGCCTTCTCGATGAATATGGCATGCAGCTGGCTGTCCATATCGGTTATCCGTACATTACGGCGAGCGATGAGGAAGTCGTGATGAACAACGAACGGATTCTGGAGGGGCTTTCCCGCCTTGCCAAGGATCGGCAGCCGGTTATTGTCGCCACGGAGCCGCGCTACAGCCATCGTTTCGATAAAAGGATGCCGCTGGAGCATGCGCTTGAACGGCTGTCGAAGTCGATTGCGCCGATCGCCGCGGGCTGCCGCGAGCTCGGAGTCAGGCTCGGCATTGAAAATCATGGCGATTTCTACTGCTCGGATCTCGTGCAGGTATGCCGGGAGACGCCGGATTTATATATGTTCCTCGACACGGGCAATACGTTCCTCATCGGGGAGCGGCCGCTGGAAGCGTTCAAGGCTGCGGCGCCTTACGTGATCGGCGCGCATTTCAAAGATCACAAGGTGCGTCCGAGGCTGGACGCGAGGCCGCTGCATTTGGAGATCGGGCCTTCCGCGCTTGGCGAAGGCGACGTGCCGCTGCAGGCTTGCTACGATTTGTTGTGCGAGCAGGCGCCATATCCGGATGAACTCGTGATGGAAATCGAAATGATCTGCCCGGAAGACGAATCGCCTGTCGATTGCCTGAACCGATCGCTTGCTTACATTCGAACGTTGGACGGTGAACAAGGATGA
- a CDS encoding sensor histidine kinase produces MIRLKMPKIAIFYKLVIVLLLVIAPLYGISMYLNQMGESSVRSEISNSMQSRVHFYIQSLVVELDRIQRLQREFINDDDLQKLSVASPIMSDLERTEAMIRLQKRLLLVKNSSNYIASANVFVPSLGKVINSLNMYTTASQSELAPLIDESKLHLSLVPHANGLYIAQQYPDRPEPDSIVFFLYLELSKQAIQQELKQFIAYNEEQAILFGSGFEWAITTDGNVERTEALQSIAESSSDGSSKPEMKAFSYANKRYIMTLEHSSVVDMTLLIYTPEKNALGPIQQYNTWFWVLSLSSVLIVIVFSYWLYRMIHRPLKQLVRSFRKVEKGNLDVKLTLNSNDEFEYLYMQFNSMLSQLKILIEEVYEEKIHSQKAELKQLQAQINPHFLYNTFFILNRMVKLEDYPKLKPFTKHLGNYFKFITRNASDDVPLSEELEFARAYLEIQKIRFEDRIAVEVDELPDDMAGVLVPRLTLQPIIENSYKYGLEEVDGNGRLSIRFLYAASASQLVIEIEDNGKGLSDEELWNLNRKLSDPPAHIESTGIINVHKRLRLKYGPGSGIKASTDGKLGGLKISLYIPVKEKDE; encoded by the coding sequence TTGATACGCCTGAAAATGCCGAAAATCGCGATCTTTTATAAGCTTGTTATCGTGCTGCTGCTCGTGATCGCCCCGTTATACGGCATCAGCATGTATTTGAATCAGATGGGCGAATCGAGCGTGCGCAGCGAAATTTCCAATTCGATGCAGTCCAGGGTCCACTTCTACATTCAGTCGCTCGTCGTCGAGCTCGACCGGATCCAGCGGCTGCAGCGGGAATTCATTAATGACGACGATCTGCAGAAGCTGAGCGTCGCAAGTCCGATCATGTCCGATCTGGAACGGACGGAAGCGATGATCCGGCTGCAGAAGCGGCTGCTGCTCGTGAAGAATTCCAGCAACTACATTGCCAGCGCCAATGTGTTCGTACCGAGCCTTGGCAAAGTCATCAATTCGCTGAACATGTATACGACGGCCAGCCAGAGCGAGCTTGCCCCGTTGATCGACGAGTCGAAGCTGCATCTGTCGCTCGTCCCGCATGCGAACGGATTGTACATCGCGCAGCAATACCCGGACCGGCCCGAGCCGGATTCCATCGTGTTCTTCCTCTATCTGGAGCTGTCCAAGCAAGCCATCCAGCAGGAGCTGAAGCAGTTTATCGCGTACAACGAAGAACAGGCGATCTTGTTCGGCAGCGGTTTCGAATGGGCGATAACGACCGACGGCAACGTTGAGCGTACCGAGGCGCTCCAATCGATCGCCGAGTCGAGCAGCGACGGCAGCAGCAAGCCGGAAATGAAAGCCTTCTCCTACGCTAACAAGCGGTATATCATGACGCTCGAGCATTCATCCGTCGTCGACATGACGCTGCTCATCTATACGCCGGAGAAGAACGCGCTCGGTCCGATCCAGCAATACAACACGTGGTTCTGGGTGCTGTCGCTCTCTTCGGTGCTCATCGTAATCGTCTTCTCCTATTGGCTCTATCGGATGATTCACCGCCCGCTCAAGCAGCTTGTCCGGTCGTTCCGGAAAGTGGAGAAGGGCAATCTCGACGTGAAATTGACGCTCAACAGCAACGATGAATTCGAATATTTGTACATGCAGTTCAACTCGATGCTGAGTCAGCTGAAAATATTGATCGAAGAGGTGTACGAGGAGAAAATCCACTCGCAGAAGGCGGAATTGAAGCAGCTGCAAGCGCAAATCAATCCGCATTTTCTGTACAACACCTTCTTCATTCTGAATCGCATGGTGAAGCTCGAGGACTACCCGAAGCTGAAGCCGTTCACGAAGCATCTCGGCAATTACTTCAAGTTTATTACGAGAAACGCCTCCGACGATGTCCCGCTTAGCGAAGAACTGGAATTCGCGAGAGCCTATCTCGAAATTCAGAAAATCCGCTTCGAGGATCGGATTGCCGTCGAAGTGGATGAGCTGCCGGACGACATGGCCGGCGTGCTCGTGCCGCGGCTGACGCTGCAGCCGATCATCGAGAATTCGTACAAGTACGGCCTCGAGGAGGTCGACGGCAACGGACGGCTGAGCATTCGGTTCCTCTATGCCGCAAGCGCAAGTCAGCTGGTCATCGAGATTGAAGACAACGGGAAAGGCTTGAGCGACGAGGAACTCTGGAACTTGAACCGCAAGCTGAGCGACCCCCCTGCCCATATCGAGAGCACGGGAATCATCAACGTGCATAAACGGCTGCGGCTGAAATACGGTCCCGGGAGCGGCATTAAAGCTTCAACGGACGGCAAGCTCGGAGGCTTGAAAATCAGCTTGTACATTCCCGTAAAGGAGAAGGACGAATGA
- a CDS encoding beta-L-arabinofuranosidase domain-containing protein, with translation MKSIQLERLSLDGDLRDRLAASASRLADSLYGPDEVFKPASYDWPGDNEGRTLLAQILTARATGTEPLHTAAILAKLPEGVNERGYFGSILPEGMTDEQQLSGNSWYLRALAELYAWKKEPAVLRLIEQVVTGLILPAKAHFDHYPTDPQERASEGEAAGKRGDKPVRNWYLSTDIGCAFIMLDGAAHAYELLGWPELKETIEAMIRKFLSIDLIGISAQTHATLSALRGMLRYYGMNGDAGLLAAAERIFELYVREGMTENGANRNWFNRPWWTEPCAVVDSFVAAVELWRRTAKPEYLETAHLIYFNGLSHGQRPNGGFGCDNCAGSKERDLYALENVYEAYWCCTMRGGEGLSRAAEYGYWMDGNRVTVPFYHNGTAALALDAGDVVIRQSTSYPYAGQAAFEVLSAPASCAATLRFYVPQHAVPGTAAIRMNGVRLDAVSENGFLEVQAELRPGMRLELRFELGLVRVPAAHAPGFPDAFTLRHGVLLLRSRRNEAEPELGPLTYSENGNYKDAGGAVVLSPVFIPIRLNDKETVLERKAILFA, from the coding sequence ATGAAATCGATACAATTGGAGCGCCTGTCGCTTGATGGCGATCTGCGCGACCGTCTGGCGGCGAGCGCCTCGCGATTGGCCGATTCGCTGTACGGACCCGATGAGGTCTTCAAGCCGGCGAGCTACGACTGGCCTGGCGACAACGAAGGCAGAACGCTGCTGGCCCAAATCTTGACCGCCCGTGCCACGGGTACGGAGCCGCTGCATACGGCGGCGATTCTGGCCAAGCTGCCGGAAGGCGTGAATGAACGCGGCTATTTCGGCAGTATCTTGCCGGAAGGGATGACGGATGAGCAGCAGCTCTCGGGCAACAGCTGGTATTTGCGCGCTCTCGCCGAGCTGTATGCGTGGAAGAAGGAGCCTGCCGTTCTCCGCCTAATCGAACAAGTCGTTACGGGGCTGATCCTGCCTGCCAAGGCGCATTTCGACCATTACCCGACCGATCCGCAGGAGCGCGCGAGCGAGGGAGAGGCCGCAGGCAAGCGGGGAGATAAGCCGGTACGGAATTGGTACTTGTCGACGGATATCGGCTGCGCGTTTATTATGCTTGACGGCGCTGCGCATGCTTACGAGCTGCTCGGATGGCCGGAATTGAAAGAAACGATCGAAGCCATGATCCGGAAATTTCTATCGATCGATCTCATTGGCATCAGCGCGCAGACGCATGCGACGCTGTCGGCGCTGCGCGGGATGCTCCGCTACTATGGCATGAACGGCGACGCCGGCCTGCTGGCTGCGGCCGAGCGCATATTCGAATTGTACGTCCGGGAAGGCATGACGGAGAACGGCGCCAACCGCAATTGGTTCAACAGGCCTTGGTGGACGGAGCCGTGCGCCGTCGTCGATTCGTTCGTGGCCGCGGTCGAATTGTGGCGCCGCACTGCGAAGCCGGAGTACTTGGAGACCGCCCATCTGATTTATTTCAACGGGCTCAGCCACGGCCAGCGGCCGAACGGCGGCTTCGGCTGCGATAACTGCGCGGGTTCGAAGGAACGGGACCTGTATGCGCTGGAAAATGTATACGAAGCGTATTGGTGCTGCACGATGAGAGGCGGCGAGGGACTCTCGCGCGCGGCGGAATACGGCTACTGGATGGACGGCAACCGCGTAACGGTGCCGTTCTATCACAACGGAACCGCCGCGCTTGCATTAGATGCCGGGGATGTGGTCATCCGGCAGTCGACCTCGTATCCCTACGCGGGGCAGGCAGCGTTCGAAGTGCTGAGCGCCCCGGCGTCATGTGCGGCAACGCTCCGGTTCTACGTGCCGCAGCATGCGGTCCCGGGAACGGCGGCCATTCGCATGAACGGTGTGAGATTGGACGCCGTAAGCGAGAACGGTTTCTTGGAGGTTCAGGCTGAACTGCGCCCAGGCATGCGATTGGAGCTGCGATTCGAGCTCGGATTGGTTCGCGTTCCGGCAGCGCATGCGCCCGGATTCCCGGATGCCTTCACGCTGCGGCATGGCGTACTGCTTCTGCGGAGCAGGCGGAACGAGGCGGAGCCGGAGCTCGGCCCGCTGACCTATTCCGAGAACGGCAATTACAAGGACGCCGGCGGAGCGGTCGTGCTGTCACCAGTATTTATCCCCATTCGTCTTAACGACAAAGAGACGGTGCTGGAGCGAAAAGCGATTTTGTTCGCGTAA